The Ptychodera flava strain L36383 chromosome 14, AS_Pfla_20210202, whole genome shotgun sequence genome segment AGTGAATTTAAAGtggaaaatgtttgaaataacGGGGAAGGCTGTGGAAAATGCTTCAAGATATTGTCTTTGTGTAATGTATGTAAGAGAATATCTTTAGAGGAATGTGACTGTGTTATGTCTCTGACTGGATAAGTTTGATGGTCCACAGTGTCTTTCAATGAACATATTTAATTCAGACAAACAAGACAATAATCTATCAAGTAGCaatctttgttgttgtttaggTAGAGAATGAATTGCAAATACTAAAAATGATTAATTATTGCCACAACAAACATGAAGAAAGATTTTCACCAAATAATTAGGGAGTAGGACTGGATGTGACTTGATAAATTGAAGGTCACATACAGTAGTACCTCCGATACAATTTAACTTCTAATTGATGTACTTATTGATGTCATTAAGAGTGACTGGAGTATCTGAATATTGGCTAAACTATATGAGTTTCTAGACTGATATCCACATCAAACTGACCATATGAAAAAATTTTGCAGCCTGCACAGGGCAAACTGCATGACATTACAACACAGGTAATAGATAGAATTGTCTCCTACCTGTCGACACAGTACACAGCTGGACTGTGTTGACAAACAAGAATATTTGTAGAACATTACATAAGCATCAAAAGCTACTGAATGTTAAATATGAGATGTGGTTCTCACCTGACGTATTTCTTCTGCCTCTAATGCACCTGGTAAATCTTGTTTATTTGCAAAGACAAGTAACGTTGCACCAGCTAATCTCTGTAGAATTAAATTACATCAATCAACGTAGGAAGTGCATCAGGTCTTACATCATCACTGAACTAAACACTTACACAGAAAATAGATGCTTAAATTTTTTGTGCGAGATTGATATCAGACTGAGAGGGTTaatcctttcaccaccatggtttggcccaaacccattgttatcaatggtgaatgtggacctctttacagggaattggggtgaacaggttaaactatGAACTTGCCATCTCAATTAAAACATGCAAGCTATtcttttctttgaataaaaacACCCTGGGAAAGGGAGTTATAAACACTGCACTGGTGAGGATAAAAAATATATCaacaaattcaattttcagGATACAAAACTGGACATCCAGGATTAAATACACTGAATGAAGAGTGGAAAATCCCAGACATTTATCGATCCTTCACCAGTGTATGAGGAAGGGTTGCACCAGAAAAGTCTTTATTGCTATACTTCTATTTTTTTATCCTGAATATATTTTTCTCTCCTGAAAATTCAATCTTACTTTTTGTAACCCTTATAAATCGCTCGTATAGTGCAACGTAGGTCTTACCTCTTCCAATAACAAAGCCCTAAGCTCATCTTTACAGTCTTGTAATCTTCTTTTATCAGCACTATCCACAACCCAAATCAAACCATCTGTACTTTCAAAATAATTCCTCCAGTACGACCTCAGTGACTTCTGGCCACCAACATCCCAGACATTTAACTTAAAACTGAAAAAGCACAAAGACTGGTGATGACTTGACTGATGAGCATGCTGTAAAATTGGTACATTTCATGATTGTCTACATTTGTGCAGTGACCTCTCCATCCGTTTATCATCAAGCTTGTTAACAGTGTGGTTCAACCTGCATATACCATATTTGTGTAGTGCAGATTGGTTGATGGAATGTGTGATGTAAAAAACGCGTTGTTTGGATGGTTAATGGACCTTAAACTAGATACTTTGAAAGTACAACCATTATCGTATGCTCTAATGTAAGGTGATATTGCTATTTCTTTGGGAGGTCAAAGTCTTCCGGCCAGTGCATGCTCATTTGAATAACAGAGTAACATCATCCACATCTATCGTATGTTGACAAAATTGATACATGTGGTAACTATAAAACTGTTCATGAACTTACCCTCTATGCTCAAGGGTTTTGATGTTAAATCCCAATGTTGGGGATATAGTGTCGATGTCTTCCccattgaatttttttagaataGTTGTCTTGCCAGCATTATCTAAACCGCTGTAGTCGAGTATTATGGTTAAGGAATACACAATATCTTATACAATTTTCTGGAAAAGATATGTCCATGGTGTGTATATTTGCAGTGGCTGCCTCACCCTAAGGACACGTCAGATACTATATACTCGGTACATACTGATAGTTCTTTGCATCTCATATGACTGTACATTCGGAACATCTGTGGACTCAGATGTACTTGGAATAAAATGAAACCCACAATATACTATACAATAGGGTCACCTGGAAAACACTGGGCCCAAACTACATTATGAAAACAACAGTTTCCCTAGAGGCCCCAAACCGCAGTCCTTGTGGTTTATATTGGTCCCTTGTGACACCTTTTTTCTGTGTTATAGGGGCTGCAATAAATCGCCAGCGACTACACCTCACACAaatacaagagaagtcggccagttgcgaactcggccagttGGAGAACTCGGCCAGTTACGAACTCGGCCAgttggagaagtcggccagtgggcgaactcggccagtacagtatgcatccaattagaatatatgctccattatagtgtttctttttttgaagttttactAAAGTTATATGCGAAagcgatctaaatgtcattcataagatgagcgtatgtttgcaaacttcacagatcGCATGGCGGTGTATCGCGATCGTGGTAGCGAGTTTTGCAGCCTTCGTCATAGTCacacttgaagttcgttaaaaagtcataggagatggTGAAGCAAATTAGTTAAGACTCATCAAGCCATGAATTAtactgaagaaatggcataatgtttgcctgaactttaaCACGGTACGCGCGCGATCTTCAGAAACACTgaggcagaccgtacatgttttgcagggtggatgtgggagctcttcgactttgagttgtttactgaatgttcgtagtagtattaaaccgacaaaataacaaaaactatggtagtaaaaagttaaaattgtttggcatattcaactgtgaagagaatgcgtatgcaatcatattgctttgttgcgagtggccgacttctcctggccgacttctcccactggccgagttggtcggcaccggcgctggccgagttcgcaactggccgacttctccggtTACCCCTCACACTCACAGATTGTTGAAGCACCTGGACACCCTGATTTGCAAAATTGTCGAGAATGGGGGCAGCTTTCTTTAGTCTTGCCATGAATGGTTTCTTATGATGTCATTTACGGAATATATGTTTTGAAAGCCCACCTCACCACCGACCGCCCCGACGTCACTATCCCTAGGCAACGAATGTAATCGAGAGGAGCGAAAACTTGGCAAAGCGCTGTGGAGTGTTGGATAAATAAGTGGATACAGCATCAGAAGCCGCAGTTCTTTCTCTTTTTGCTTCATCTTCTTCAATATCGTTAAAAGACCCATTTTTTCCTTGCTTTACTGTCCAATGGCTTTCGATGTAGGCAATAAACTTATCTTGTCACCTGCAGTTCAAGTCACTAGTCATCCTTCAAATTAGAATTTGACACTCAATCCGTAAAAGAGTGAGTCATTCGTTTACGACAAATAATATTAGCAAAATATCCTGATCAAagttctgaatttcatcaaattgcccAAAGTAAATGTAAGAATGAGAATTATTATTCACATtttatcaatcaaaaaaatccATGTTGTTCGATTTATATGGATTTCCTCAGTGGGATATAATAATGCGAACGATTTACGGCATGAGCCTcatttccaattttcaatttctcaaaatggcCTCCAAGAAGGACCCGACGGTCCGCACATTTGATATTTCGGATCCCACAAAACACGAAAAGGGGTTCACGGTGTACAAAGTCACATATAGGGTAAGTATGATCATTGTGGCTTTTAAGAGTTGACCTTAAAGGACACATTACGGTGACAAATTGAGGGAAAATGGTGTAGACACTTTCGTGAACCCTCTGATCATTCATGACTTTCCAGCTGTCCCCGACCCGAGGTCGATCGAGGTCATGACCCTCCTAACGTACCCTCCCATCAATATTCCCATAGAGTATCGACACAAAACGTTTATTAAGACTCGTTTATTTTAGAGGAGAAGTGTCGGTGTCCACGACTTAACAATGTAAGTTTATCCCGCAAGATAATGTGGTATTCAATTGTGAGTGACAGAAGTGTGTATGGTACAATGAACCGGACTTGTTCGCGTTCAGTGCATCAGATTTGGACGATGGGAGTGGCACACTGTGTGCTGGTTTCTTACACTGTTCAGTGTATGGCTCTCATTTGTGCCCACATCTATAATTTTGTTCgctaaatattttcatattttacatgCTAAATAAGCCAAAGAACGAGCATAAAGTTAGAATAAAATGGGTACAGACTAAAGTTGTTCATATAATCCATCCGTCATGTCACATACtacagtcaaaatatttttggatgaaggaTATCCTGTCCAGTGTACAGCAAAGATAACGGCTCAACTGAATTAAAATACTAGCCTAACGTAAAGTATTTAGTTCTCGTAGGGCATTTTTGGTTCCTGTAAAGTGCATCCTGAAGCTAAAAATACTAAACCTATGTTCTTCCCTGAtttataatgataataatgGTAGAtaactgttttctttcaaatttgtcaaGTTACCCAAGTTACCTTACAAGAATCTTTTACCACTGTAGTGTCATAATGTTTCGCTACAAAAGTACTTGAGTCTTGTCCCAAGGAAACCAGTCAAGTAAGCAATCCAGATCATAGTTCTTGAATGGTgtgtacaaaatattgaaacactATGCTCTCAGCAAAATTTCAGACTGATTTGCTGCTACCATTCTCATAATTAAGTTTTATAGAGTAAGCAGTAGATGGTAGATGCACTTTTGGTAATGCAGTCCTAATGTAGAGTGGAAAAATTATTTACCCAAGGACCAGAGATAAATGAACAAGTCACCTAAGGGCTCATTCTTAGATTATGCATTAGAACATCTTTTTGTTAACCACCAGTGAACAAGGCTTTGCCTTGATTCTACCAAATTGACAGTTGTAGCATTGTGATAGAAATTAGAATGATCATTGCTCTCATTGATTATTAATGAAACAATATCAACCTGttgtttgtgtgtcagtttaCTTCTGCGTTGTTGCATTCATTCACTGCAGAAAGTTGACAATCTCATGCTGTGCCAGTATTTCACATATGCCCTGTAACATACTGTACCAGACATTTAAGATAAGCTTTGATACTTTGTGACATCATTTACTTTGATTGAAAATTCCTGCACctaaatttttaaactttccatAAACAACAACAGGAATGCATGTTAGATTGAAGTAGTTTCAATctaacatgcatatatatgaaacTTTCATCGTAATGTTATCAAGGAGGTAAAAGGAGATGAAAGCCCTGTATTAGAAAGACAGAAAATTTGCCAAATTCCCATGGAAATTTAATTAATCACATCTATTTCAGCAGTTTCCTATGAATCTATACCAGACTTTTAGAACTGTTTCTACAGAATATTGTATAAACCTTAAAAAATTAGAGCTACATCTAATTAGCACCAAAGAAGTACAATTGATACAGAATTAGTTTTCAAATTCGatcagaatgaaattttctctgGTTAGATGTAGTTACCatatcatcaatattttttataattgacaaaaaattctcaCTATTAGAACAAGAAGATTAAATTGTATTCCATCATTAGTTAGGCTATCCTTTCACCGAATATTACTGTACATTGTTAGTATGGCTATTTACAAAAAGAATGGATATTACAGAACCAAAGTCATCCAGGCAGTCATCCCCATACAACATGGCATAACCCTTAATAGCAGTTTCAtattaaaactgtaaaatctacTGTGATACCATTGACGCAAACTGCACATGACAATAATGGGTTTTCATTCTTCACTCTAGGTTGCTCCTAAGAGTAATCCAGATAATGCTACAGAGGTATGTAAGAATACAAGGTATATAAAAAAGTTTCCCAATCAATAATTTCCGTTGTTGCAGTGGAGaaacttgttacatttttttagGCTTGCAATGAAGGAATTATGAAGGGTGAATATTTCTTACCTAGAGCTTCTTTCAATGTGATTCATAGAtctacattttaaaatttgttaattATGTGTTGTGAATATATTTTCCCATAGATATTTGCATTCATCATGACCTATAAATGTTtatacaattttatcatttaatttacCTTACCAACTTTTCTATCCTCTATTGTCAGTACATTATATGGAAGAGGTACAATGACTTCAAGAAATTGTACAAAGTTTTGAGGACATTACATTTTAATTTGAGAAGACCAGAAAAGTTTCCGGAATTCGCAAGAGCGAAGTTTTTCGGTGAGAATTCCCTTCTATAATACCATCCGGCAATAAACATATAGTCTTGCGTAATGAGCCAGAACACCTCCAAATCTGTAGACAAATACGCACGTTAAGAAGAACCTATTGCAGTGCTTGAACAGTGGAAATGTACCGTATTGCTTTTGCTCAGACAATCGTCAACCTTATGGTGATGCCTAAACAATGTCACAAACTGAACAAGCTGCCCCTTTGGTGcattatacatgtaaatttcacaCTCATTTCTTACACAAGGATCACAGTAAAGACATGTCAGAAAACTTTCCAAAACAAGTTTTACATTGACCTATGCTAGAAGATTTCACTTCAAAAATGTAACTGAAAGAAATTGTCATGTATAAGAAAAGAGTACTTTTGATTGTAAGTGTCAAGCTTTGTGTCATTTCAGCATTTCAAAATCTTTGTCAAAATTCTATATAAGTCTGTGTTGTTGAACAAAACCAGGAAAAATTGAAGATTCACATTGACGACATATTGTACCTGTCACAGTTTTTACAAGTAGCATTGTGGTCTTCTTTCACAAAAAgcagtaaaatttatttttaatagagtttttaaaatatattctaTATGACTCATGTGAAATGTTTGTCACACAATAAGCTGCTCAGTATTCAGGCTGAGTCTCAAAACAAATGCAGATCATTGCATTGCTGCTTGATTACCATGCTGTTAAGAGTTCTTTGTTTCAAAGAGGCTGTGTCTTGTCTTTGAAGCTCAAGAAGTTAATGCTTTTGAAAATTGCACACTGTTTCCATGGTTTTCTGATCTCTGATCTGCAGGTCGCTTTGATGACCAAGTTATTGAAGAAAGGAGGCAAAGTGCTTTACAGTTACTGGAATTTGCTGCTGAGTTTCAACCCATCGTCAACAGCAAAGCATTCCAGCAGTTCTTTGAGGTGAGCATATCAATTTTCATGTGTTATAGATGCATTGTATGTTCATTGAAGGaaggaaatactgaaaagttAAACATGAGTATTTTCAAATTAAGCTACCAAGGTGATAAGAGTGACACGTTTGCATCCAACAGTTTTTTGTACTTGAAATGCTGTCATTCAACAAGGTGACTTCCAATCAGCAGTTTGACCTTGATCACAGTGTGCCACCTTCTCACAAAGTGTGGAAACAATAATATGCGATGTAATTGAATTTTACAGGAATTTATGTGTCCATACTGTTTGCAAAGTATAAATGAAAGATATGCTTTCCATATTTCCACAATCTGTCGTAATTTGCCTTTATGCAACAGACACCCAGAGGTGTCAATATGCTGTTTACAGTTAAAAGCAAACCATACTGCACATTTTCCTTACTTCCTTTTGTGAGCTATCCTCCGTACATCACCCTTCATTATGCTTTATCATCAATTCATTTTTGCATTTGATCACCAGGGAGCAGAGCAAGTGAACTCAGACCGCAACATGGGACTGCTGCCACCGCCTGCCATTCAACCTAAACAACTCATGCCTCCGTTGGCAGGCGTTATGGCACCACCCAGCATCGCCACAGATGATTCTTCAACAAGGGCATCCAGTCAAGCCAGCTCTGTTGAAAACATTGCAGAAACTGCTGAAAGCGAGGATGTGATGGGTGCAACCCTGGGTGGTGTGTGGTTGCACAGGCAAGCTCAGGACGACTCCATCAGTTGTAGTACAGATGATGATGACCACACTACCTTCACAGACGATGACTCTGTACCGACCACACCACTGCCACAAATCAAAGATCTCACAATATTTGATCCGTTTGCTCCTGACAAAGGTACCTAATTGTCTTACCAACAAAGAGTTCAACATGTACTGCCAATGAGCCAGAACACTTTTCAATGTATATGTACCCCACTCCCATCACTTAAACATTTAGGCACACACTACATGCCTGTAAAAATCGTGAGTCACCTGAATTATATGCAAAAACTTTATTCGGATTACATTGTCAGAGTTTGtgtgaattttatttaaagacaGATGGCTGCTTTGTCTTGTATTCTCAACAGTGATTTTATTTGTATAACTACTGAGGATAAATTACACAGAACtgatatttaattttcaaaaggaTATGAACATAGATGTGAATATTGCGTTTGTTTTTATCCATGATGAAAGATTTCAAACTTTTGGTATTTATGATATGACATGCATTGTTCTAAGAAGCTGAAATAAATGTACGTTACCAATCTGTATGTCACTGTTTTGATTAAAAAGGCAGAGTGGGTGTTTCTATTTGGTCTGTACTTCCTTTGCACACTATGCTTATATTCATAATTTGCCTTTGGTTTACTCAAAGTAAATCCTCTTGCAAAACATAACAAACTGTTTATTCTTATC includes the following:
- the LOC139149407 gene encoding ADP-ribosylation factor-like protein 2, giving the protein MGLLTILKKMKQKEKELRLLMLGLDNAGKTTILKKFNGEDIDTISPTLGFNIKTLEHRGFKLNVWDVGGQKSLRSYWRNYFESTDGLIWVVDSADKRRLQDCKDELRALLLEERLAGATLLVFANKQDLPGALEAEEIRQALELDNIASHHWMICGCSAVTGEKLLFGIDWVIDDIASRIFTMD